The following is a genomic window from Opitutus sp. GAS368.
AGATCGGGCCGGCCGGGCCGCCCACCTGGCTCCAGTCGGTGATGTCACCGGCGAAGATCTGCTCCACCTGGCGCTTGGTCAGGGCGCCGACGGGGTTGCCGGCGTTGACGATGACGCCGATGCCGTCGTAGGCGACCACGGTCGGCTTGAGCACGATGCCCTTGGCCGTGCCGGCGGACATCTCCGTGGGCTTGGCGCGCCGCGAGGACATGCCGATCTGGGCGGTGCCATCGATGATGGCGGCGATGCCGGTGGTCGAGCCTTCGGCGGCGATCTCAAAGGTCACACCGGGATGGCTGGCATTGTATTCCTCTTTCAGCATGGGCACGAGCTTGGCCCCAAGGGTGTCGGAACCCTTGATGACGAGCTTCTGGGCGTTGAGGGTGGTGACGGCGAGTGCCGCGACCGCGAGAAACGTGAATTTTTTCATGATGGTTTTTCCTGAGGATTAAACTGGTTTAGAAATTGACCTGCATCTGGCTGCGGATGCCCTGGCTCTTGGCCTTGGCCGTGCCGCCGGTGACGGTATCGTTCGACTGGCCGAAGATGTAGCCGAGCTGGAATTTCACGTCGTTGCCGCGGAAGAAGCGGGTGAACCCGAAATACCACTCGTCGAGGTTGTTCATGGTGCCGCCAGACGGAGCCGAGCGGATCCCATCGGCGGTCTGCACGCCGCGACCGTCGGAATTCACATAGCTGTAGCGCGCGGTGTATTCCCAGAACTCACCCATCTTGTAGGAGGGCTGGATGGACCAGGCGCTGCTCTTGGCGTTTTGGGTGGCCGAGACGCCCTGCTGGTTGTCGCTGCCGAAATACTCCAGCTGCAGGTCCCACGGCCCCTCCGAGATCTCGGTGAAGGCGTTGTAGACGGTCAGGTTGTTGCCCTTGCCCGCGAAGGTCGTGCCAAACCCGCCCTGGCCGGGCAGGTAGCCGACGGAGGCGCTGACCACGTAGTTGAGGCCCTCGACGGGCGCGACCTTGTAGCCGACGTTGCCCCAAAAAGCCGGGGAGTTGGTGGCCTGGGTGCCCGCGGAGGCGACGCCGGCGGCGGATTCGTCCCGCTCCGGGTTCGTCACCGCGGCATTATAAAACAGACCGCTGTCGCTCTTGCCGCCGACAAAGACGCCGGTGCGGTAACTGCCGGCGCCGAGGCGGCGGCCGTTGTTGGATTCGACAAAGTAACGGGTGGCCGGCGAACGCTCGATCGCCTTCAGGCTGCCCGATGAGGTATACCATTCCTCCAGGCCGAACGGCACCTTGCGGAAGCCGACGTCCACCGCGAGCGCATCGCTCAGCGTCCAGGTGACCTTGGCCTCGTCGAAGGTCGAGCCGGCGAAGTCATAGTTGATGCTCGAGGACCAGCCGTTGCCGAGGTTCGCCTTGGCGCCGAAGTAGATGCGGCGCAGGAAAAAATGCGAAGTGCTCGCCGGGTTCACCGCCGCTCCGTCGATGTTGGTCGCCAGTCCGGCATACTGAACCTGGATGCGGCCGGCGAGGGTTAGCGAGGCGGTGCTTTTCCCACCCGAGATGGTCGAGGTGACCGCCGTGGCGGCGTCCCTCGCCAGATCCGCCCGGAGAGTCTCACCCTCCTGGTCATTGATGATGCCTTTCTTCACGAGCAGGTCGATCAGCGGGCCGCTGTCTTGGGCGAGGGCGGTGCCGGCGCAAAGGAGCGTGGCGACCAGCGCGAGCAGTTTGGATTTTAGGTTTAACATGATGGGTCGGGCGTGGATGTTGCTAGTAGGTGGAACGTCCCGGTGATTGGGCCGAAACGCGGGCGGATAATAGGGGCCGATTGTTACGGTCTCGTGACGCCCGTGTGACAAACCGGGCAAATGCCGGGCGCAGAGGTGGAACCCGGCCTCCGGACGGGTTGACCCAAAAGCGCGCTCAGAGGTCGCGCTCCACCTTAATTCAGCTCGTCCGCCAGGGCACCTGCGTGTGGCCGCTGCGCTTCTCGGCCCCGCGGCCCTCGAGCAACGCCAGCAGCAGATCGTTCTTCACGAGCATGCCCTTGAGCTGGCCCGTCCCCGGTTCAATGACCGGCAGGGTCTGCCCCGCGTGCTGGGCGAAAATCCGCAGCGCCTCGGCCAGCGGCGCCAGCAGCGACACGGGCGGCACGTCATCGCGCAGCAAATCCCCGGCGATGACATGGGCCGCGATGGCCGGGTCGTTCAGGTAGGGCTTGATGTCGTGCAGCGAGATCGCCCCGGCATAATTGCCCTCGGGCGTGGTCACGTAGATCTCCTCGTGCCGTGTCTGCAGGAACAGGCGGGCAATCTCCTCGAAACGCGCGGTCAGCAACACCGGCGCGGCCTGCGGTTTGGCCAGGTCGGCCACCACGCCGGGCAGCCGCACCGCCTCGGGCGCCTCCGCCGCCTTCTTGTTCAGCGCCTCGCTGTAGAGCGACTGGTCCTCGATGCCGCGCGCCGTGTAATACGCGATCACGCTGCACAGCATCAGCGGCATGATGATGTCGTAGCTCAGCGTCATCTCGAAGAGCATGATGATGGCCATGACCGGGGCGTGGCTCGCCGCCGCCAGCAACGCGCCCATGCCGACGAGGGCGAAAGCCCGCGGGTCCGCCGCGCCCAGCGGCCAGACCTCGTGCACCGCGAACCCGAAAAGATAACCGAGGCTCGCGCCCATGAACAGCGTCGGCGTGAACACGCCACCCGGCGCACCCGACCCGAACGAGGCGGCCGTCGCCACCCACTTGCAAACCAGCACCAGCACGAGGGCCGTCCACACCAGCTGGCCGTTGAGGATCGCCACCACCACGCTGTAGCCGTTGCCGCAGACGTCCGGCACCCACACGGCCAGCCCGCCGACGACCAGGCCGCCCAGCGCCAGGCGGGCCGGCACCGGCAGCTTGGTCCGGGCAAACCAGCCCTCCACCGTCCGCAGCGAGCGCAGGAAGAACGGCGCCAGCGTGCCGGCCAGCAGGCCGAGCACCACGAACGGTCCGATCTCCCACAGCGAGTGCAGGGTGAACGACGGCACGGAGTAAAGCGTATGGGCGTTCGAGAGCGTCCGCATCGTCAGCGTCGCCGCGACGGCCGACACGGCCAGCGGCCCGAGGCTCTCCATCGCAATGGTGCCGAGGATGATCTCGGCCACGAAAAACGACCCGGCGATCGGCGCGTTGTAGGCCGAGGCGATGCCCGCGGCCGCGCCGCACGCCACCAGCAGGCGCAACTGGGGCGCCGACAGGCGGCCGCGCCGGCCCAGCCACGAGGCCACCACCGACGAGAGCTGCACCATCGGGCCCTCGCGGCCGATCGAGCCGCCCGACGCGATGGAGAACAGCGCCGCCGTGCTTTTCACGATGGTCGCGCGCACGGGCAGCCGGCCGCTGCCGATCAGGATCGCCTCCATGTAGTCCGTCGAGCTCTGGCCGCGGTGCAGGCGCTTGCCGAACAGGAGCACCAGTCCCGCCATCAGTCCACCCACCGCCGGGATCGCCAGCCGCTGCCACCAGACCAGGTCGCGGAACGAATCCACGATGCCCTCCGCCGTGCCGGTGAGCATGTAGTGGATGAGCTCGATGCCCCCGCGGAAGGTCAGGGCCGCCAGCGCCCCGAGCACGCCCGCCCCGGCCGCCCAGAAAAGCGTCTCCTGCCACGGCGAAGGCCGCAGCTTCTCGATGATCCACAGCCGCCAACGCAGCAGGCGCAGCAAGCGCTCGTAGATTTGCGGCACCACTTCCTTCACGGCGAAATATCCCCGACACACCCCGCCCTGCGGGCACCCCTCTCCAGAGGGGATTCAAGGCATTGCTGGCGAAAGTCTGGATCCCCTCTGGAGAGGGGTGGCGCGACCGCGCCGGGGTGTGTCGGAGAGCAGCCGGCAACCGATCTCGCCTCCGCCCGGGTTGCTGTGTGTTGCGGCACTTCCACGAAATAACCATGGCCGACTCGGCCCGCCTGACAAGGCTTGTTCCGTCAGGAAGCGACGGGCGGCGTGATCACCGGGACCGGCTCGGCCGGCAGCGCGGGCCCCAGCGGCCCGGTCGCCACCGCGGCGTTGAGCAGCTCGGTCTCGCCGGCCTCCACCGCGCTGAGCTGGATGAGGCTGTTCAACGAGCTGAAATGCTTGGTCCACTCGAAGTCGCCGCTGTGGTGGCCGACCACCTGGTTGAACAGCTGCTTCTTCTCCCCCTTCAACGACTGGATGCGCTCCTCGATCGTGCCGGCCGTCACCATGCGGTAGACGAACACCGTGTTCGTCTGGCCGATGCGGTGCACGCGGTCGATGGCCTGGTCCTCGACCGCGGGGTTCCACCACGGGTCGAGCAGGAAGACGTAGTCCGCCGCGTGCAGCGTGATGCCCGTGCCGGCGGCCTTGAGGCTGACCAGCATCGCCGCCGCGCCCGCCGCCGACTGGAAATCCTTCACCGGCTTCTGCCGGTCCACCGTCATGCCGGTGATCTCGTAGCGCGGCAGGTCCGGGTAATGCTGGTCGAGCGCCGTGCGCACGCGGTCGAGCAGGGTGACGAACTGCGAGAAAATGACGACCTTGTGGCCGCTGGCCACGACCTCGCTGAGCTTTTCCACGAGGAGCTGCAGCTTGCCGCTGTCGGTCAGCGGCGAATTCATCCACGGGAGCAGGTCCGGGTCGCAGCACACCTGCCGCAGGCGGGTGAGCAGGGCGAGGAAGCCGAAGGATTTTTCGCGCAGCGCCAGGCTGATGTCCTCGCCGAGGCGCGCCAGGCCCTCGGTGCAGATGCGGGCATACTCGGCGCGCTGCACCTCGGTGAGCGGGCAGAGCAGGTCCATCTCGACCTTGGGCGGGAGTTCCGTCGCCACCTCGTTCTTGGTGCGGCGCAGGATGAACGGCGCCACCTGCTGGCGCAGGCGGTTCATCGTCCGCTCGCGGTCCAGCACCAGCGCCGACTCGAACCCGGCCCGCGAGCCGAGCAGGCCGGGCAGCAGGTAGCGGAAGATGGACCAGAGATCGAGCTGGCGATTCTCCAGCGGCGTGCCGGTCATCACCAGCCGGTGCCGCGTCTTGATGGCGAAGCAGGCCTGCGTGACCTTGGCGTCGGGGTTCTTGATGAACTGGCCCTCGTCGAGGATGGCGTAGCCGAACTCCGTCGTGTCGAGCAGCGCGCGGTGCTTGCGCAGCTGCGTGTAGCTCGCGAGCCAGATGCACGGCGCCTTGTTGGTCTTGAAATCATTGCCCGATTTCAGGATGTCGACCTTCGCCTCGGGGTAGAAGCGGGCGATCTCCTCGCGCCAGACCGGCACGACGCTGGCGGGACAGACCACAACGTGACGGAACTTGGCCATGGGCCGGGTGCGCAGCAGGGCGATGACCTGCGCGGTCTTGCCGAGGCCCATCTCGTCGGCCAGCAGGCCGTGGCACTCGGTCTCGCACAGGTGGTGCATCCACTCGACGCCGCGGCGCTGGTAGTTGCGCAGATACTCGGGCAGCTCCGGCGGCGTGGCGGGCGGCGTCAGCACCTTCTGGCGCCAGGCTTCGATCTCGGGGCCGAGCGTGACCTTGAGGCGGTGGTCGTTGAAGAGGGAGAAGATCAGGTAGGGAGGGATCTCGCCGGCGGCGGCGGTGTCCTCGAGGTTGCGGCGCCACTGGTTGTAGCCCTCGAGCTTCTCGGGCGTGAGGGTGACGATGCCGAGGTCGGGCAGCAGCATCGGCGTGCGGCCGTGCTTGAGCAACGCGGCGGCCTGCTCGTCGGTCAGCAGCTTCTCGCCGGCGCGGAAAATCCAGCGCAGGTTCAGCCCGCCGTCGCCGCGCCGGTCGGCCACGGCCTCGATCTCGATGGCGCGCGCGCCCTGCTTGATGTTGTCCACCTTGACGTCGAGCTCGATGGCGAACTGCTTTTTCCAGTGCGGCAGCAGGTCGCGCAGGAAGCCCGGGATGTCGGCCAGCGCGTCGAGCGCGTAGGCGTGGGTGGACTGGTTGTAGCGGAAGTGGGCCTTGCGGGCGTAGGTGGCCAGCGCGATGAGCTTGGCGCGCTCGGCGGCGGTCGGCGGGTTGGCGGTGTTGCCGAGCGCGGGGATGCGGCTGCGGCCGCTCTTCCAGTAGGCGAGGAAGACCAGGCCGTCGGCGTTCGTGGTGAAGCTCAGCAGGAGGTCGCGCGCGGGGGCGTCGGGCTTGGGCGCGTCGTTGGCGCCGTTCCCATTGCCGTTGGCGCTGGCGTGATGGCCGTGGGCGGCGGGGCTGGCCTTGGGCAAGGCGCCGGGCAGCAGCGCGGCCATCTCGTCGACCAGCAGTTCCTCGATCTCATGCAAACCGGCGACGGCGATGGCGTTGGCCAGCAGGACGTCGGTCGAGGAGGAGCGGACCTTGATCCGGTCGTTGTCCCACTCGATCACCGCATATTCCTCCTTCTTCTCGACCTTGCGGTGGATGATGGCGTCCTTGGCGCCCAGCTCGACCTCGCGGATCTCGCCGTCGCGATACATGTCATGGCCCCGGTCCACATGGGTCGCGTCAAACTGCCCCTCCCAGTCGACCTCCATGCGGCCGAACCAGAATTCCAAGGATTGCGGAGTATAGATGCGCTTGGGCCCGTGGGTTTGCATCAAGCTAAAAGCCAGACGTTAAAAAGTTCCGCGCCCCCCGCGCAATCCCTATTTCGCTTATTTACCAGCGCCCCTGCGGTGGAGCGTTTTACGCAATCGTCACCGGACCGGCACCGGTCCTTGACACATTGCGGCCATGCTCCGGGTGCGCTCGACGGCTGGCCGGTGGCCGCCGTCCGGGCCACCCACATTGCAACTTGTCCTCGTAACCGAAACCTTCTCTCCCGAAATCAACGGCGTCGCCATGACGCTGGGGCACCTCGTGCACGGCCTCACGCAACGCGGCCACCAAGTCACGATCATCCGCCCGCGCCAGCGTGCCGAAAAGGGCGCTCCCGCCCTGCAGGTCAACGGCGCCGTCACGCAACACCTGCTGCCCGGCCTGCCCATCCCGGGCTATCCCCTGCTCCGCTTCGGCCTGCCCGCCGGCCGCTGCCTCCGTCGGCTCTGGTGCACCAACCGCCCCGATCTCGTGCACATCGCCACCGAGGGCCCGCTCGGCTGGTCGGCCCTCAACACCGCGCATGTCCTCGGCCTGCCGGTCACGTCGAGCTTTCACACCAACTTCCATCACTACACGCACGATTACCGCTTCAGCTGGCTGTTCACGCTCACGGCGAAGTGGCTGCGTCATTTCCACAACCGCACGCTCCGCACCTTCGCGCCGACCCGCGAGCTGTGCGCCGAGCTCGCGGCCGACGGCTACCACAACCTTCGCGTGCTTTCCCGCGGCGTGGACACCGGCCACTTCACTCCCGCCCGGCGCGACGCGGCCCAACGCGCGGCTTGGGGCGCCCCCGGCGACGACCCGGTCGTCATCCACACCGGCCGGCTCGCCCGCGAGAAAAATTACGGGCTGATCATCCGCGCCTTCGACGCCATGCGCACCGCCAACCCGCGCTGCCGCTTCGTGGTCGTCGGCGACGGCCCGTTGCGCGCCGGGCTGGCGGCCAAGCTGCCTTACGTCCGCTTCACCGGCTTCGTCGACCGCACCACCCTCGCCGCCCACTACGCCACGGGTGACATCTACCTGCACGCCAGCGTGACCGAGACCTACGGCAATGTCGCCGCCGAGGCGCTGGCCAGCGGCCTCGCCTTCGCCGGTTACGACTACGCCGCCGCCCACGAGCTCGTGCGCCCGGAAGAAAACGGACTGCTGGTGCCGCTCGACGACGAGGCGGCGTTCATCGCCGCCGCCGTCCGCCTCGCCACCGACCCGGTGCTCGTCGCGCGCCTGCGCACCCGGGCCCCCGCCGCCGTGGCGGCCCGCTCCTGGGACAACGTCGTCACCCAGTTTGCCGCCGACCTCGCCGAGGCGGCCGACAAATCCCTTCCCCGTGCCTGTCATCCTGGACGAAGTGAAGGATCCAGCAGCATGACCGCCCCGGCTGTCATCCTGGATTCTTCGCTGCGCTCAGAATGACAAACCCGCTTCCACCATGAGCAAACTCCACGTCCGCACCGTCATCCTGTCCGACATCCACCTCGGCACGCCGCACAGCAAGGCCGAGGAAGTCACGCACTTCCTCAAGCACGTCCGCTGCGACCGGCTCATCCTCAACGGCGACATCATCGATGGCTGGCGCCTGCGCCGCGGCGACCCGTGGACCAAGGCCCACACCAGGTTCGTCCGCCGCGTGCTGACCATGATCCAGAAGCGCGACACCGAGGTCGTCTACCTCCGCGGCAACCACGACGACTTCATCGGCCGCCTCCTCCCGATGCAGTTCGAGCACCTCAGCCTGGTCGAAGACCACATCCTCGAGACCTCCCGCGGCCGCTATTTGGTGCTGCACGGCGACGTGTTCGACGGCGTCGTGAAGAACATGGTGGTCCTCGCCCACCTCGGCGACCTCGGCTACAATCTGCTGCTCCGCCTCAATCGCGCCTACAACTGGTTCCGCCGCCTCCGGGGCAAGGAATATTTCTCGCTCAGCCAGGCCATCAAGGCCCGCGTCAAGCAGGCCGTCAGCTTCATCGGCAAGTTCGAGGACCAGGTCGCCGCCCTCGCCCGCGAGCGCGGCTGCATCGGCGTCATCTGCGGCCACATCCACACGCCGGCCGACAAGATGATCGGCGACATCCACTACCTCAACTCCGGCGACTGGGTCGAATCGCTCACCGCCATCGTGGAGCACCACGACGGCCGCTTCGAGCTCGCGACCTACCGGGAGTTCGCCGCCCGTTTCGGCCCCGAGCCGGCCGCGGCCGACGAGGTGGACGAGCCGATGCAAATGCCCGTCCTCGCGTGAGTGCATTTTTGGAGGCGGGGCCATCAGCCCCGCGAGGCATGGGCCACGTTGCCTACAACCCGCCGGGCTGATGGCCCCGCCTCCCCTGCCTTATCCGCATGAATAAAGTCCTGATTCTCACCGCCGGCTACGGCGAGGGCCACAACAGCGCGGCGCGCGCCCTGCAGGCCGCGTTCAATGAGCGGCCGGGCCTCGACGCCGAGCTGGTCGACCTGTTCGCCCTGCGCGCCCCCCGGCTCAACCACGTCTCCCGCCGCGGCTATCTCCGGCTGATCAACACCGCCCCGAAGCTCTGGAGCCGGCTCTATCGCTGGCTCGACGAGTCGCCGCGCGCGCCGTGGATGTTCCGCACACTCGCCAGCCACCGCCGTCTGCTCGGCCGGATCATCGCCGAGAAGGAACCCGTCGCGCTCGTCTCCACCTACCCGGTCTACGCGTGGCTGCTTAACCAGCTGCGCCGCGAGGGGCACATGTTCTGCCCGCACTACACGGTCGTCACCGACGCGCTGACCATCAATTCCCTCTGGTATCGGTCCGGCTCGGCCGGGTGGTTTGTGACCGACCCGGATTCCGCCGCCTTCCTGACCGCCCGCGGCGTGCCGTCGGCCCGGGTCCACGTCAGCGGCTTTCCCGTCGCGCTCGCCTTTGCCGACCGGCCGGCGCATCTCGCGCCGCCCGAACCGACCAACCCCGCCCATCCCCGCCGCGTCCTGTTCATGATCAACACCGGCCGCACCCGCGCTCTGGCCGTCGCCCGGGCCCTTCTGCAGAATCCGTCCTGGCAGCTGACCATCACGGCCGGACGCGATGAAGGTCTGCGCCGTGAACTGATTGCCCTGGCCGCCGGCGCACCGGCCAAGGCCGACATCCTCGGCTGGACCGACCGCATCCCGGAGCTGCTGATGACGCACCACGTCGCCATCAGCAAGGCCGGCGGCGCCACCACGCAGGAATCCATCAACGCGCTCTGCCCGCTGATCGTGAGCCAGATCGTGCCCGGGCAGGAGGAGGGCAACTATGAGCTCATCCGCCGGAATGACGCCGGGGCGCTCGCCGAGACGCCGGAGGCGATTGTCGCCACGCTTGAGCGCCTCTTCGCCGACGACGCGAGACTCTGGCGCCACTGGCGCACCAACCTGCGCCGCCTGGCCCAGCCCGCCGCCGCCCGCACCGTTGCCGACATCGTGCTGGCCGGGCCCGCGGTCGCGAACACGGAGCCTCATACCGTCAGTCTGGCCGGCTGAGGGCGGGGAGTCCGGCGGCGCGAACCGGCTCCGGCGCAGGCCGATTTGCCGGGGCTCGGCGGCACATGAAATTCGCCGCAATTCGCCTTGCCCCACCGATTGAAACATCGTCCATTGCAGGCCAGCGTGAATCTTCCTCCCGGCCAATACACCCTGCCCGAATCAGAGCTGTTCGCCCAGCTCGGCAGCTCCGCCAACGGACTCACTTCCGAGCAGGCCGCGGCCGTTTTAAGCAAGGTCGGCCCCAATGCCGTCGCCGCCGGCGGGCGCCATTCCATGCTGCGCGATCTCTTGGATCGGTGCCGTAACCCGCTCGTCATCCAACTCCTGGTCATCGCGATCGTCTCCTATTTCATGGACGACATCAGTTCGACGGTCGTCGTCGGCGCGATGGTGTTCCTGAGCGTATTCCTCTCCTACGTTCAGGAGGCGCGTTCGTCGCGCGCGGTGGAAAAACTCCAAAAACTCGTCACCACCAACGTGCACGCGTTGCGCGACGGCAAGGAGACGGCCGTGCCGCTGGAGCAGATCGTGCCGGGCGATGTCGTGATCCTCGCCGCGGGCAGCCTGATCCCCGCCGATCTGCGTGTGCTCTCGGCCAAGGACTTCTTCCTTACCCAATCGGCCCTCACCGGCGAGTCGATGCCGGTGGAGAAGACGGCCGACACCAATCAGACCGCCGGCAAGGCGGCGTTTGAATTCACCAACGCCTGCCTGATGGGCAGCAACGTCCTGAGCGGATCGGCGCGCGCCATCGTGCTCGCCACCGGTCCGAAGACCTATTTCGGCTCCCTGGCGGAAAAGCTCCTGGGGAAGCGCGAACCCACGAGCTTCGACAAAGGCGTGAAGGACTTCACGTGGCTGATGATCCGCTTCATGATCGTGATGGTCTCCGTCACGTTTGTCATCGTCGGGCTGACCAAGGGCAACTGGTCGGAAGCGCTGCTGTTCGCGCTGTCCGTCGCGGTCGGCCTGACCCCGGAGATGCTGCCCATGATCATCACGGTCTGCCTTTCCAAGGGCGCCCTGCGCATGGCCCGCAAGAAGGTCATCGTGAAGCATCTTCACGCGATCCAGAATTTCGGCGCGATGGACGTGCTGTGCACGGACAAGACCGGCACCCTTACGCAGGACCACGTCGTCCTGGAGCGCTATGTGGATGTGACGAACCGGTCCAGCGAGGACGTGTTGCGTTACGCCTACATGAACAGTTTCTACCAGACGGGCCTGCGCAACCTCCTCGACCGCGCCATCCTCGCCCATTCCGACCTCGACGTGGAACGCGACTGCCGGAAGGTCGATGAGATACCCTTCGACTTCAAGCGGCGGCGCATGTCGGTCGTCATCGATCACGAGGACCGCCACGTGCTGATCTGCAAGGGTGCCGTCGAGGAGATCGCCGCCGCCTGCGAGCACTACCAGGTCGACGAGGACATCAATCCCCTCGTGCGGCTCATCCGCGACGATCTGCTGGACGAATACCGTCACCTCAGCGCCGACGGTTATCGCGTCCTCGCCATCGCCTACCGGGAGTTTGACCGCACGAAGCAGACCTTCACCGTCGCCGACGAATCCGAGCTGATCCTGCTCGGTTACGTCGCGTTTTTCGACCCGGCCAAGGACACCTCCGCTCGCGCCATCGAGGCGCTCACCCGCTCCGGCGTCACCGTGAAGATCCTCACCGGCGACAACGAACTGGTCACGAAAAAGGTCTGTCACGACGTCGCCATGCCGATCACCCGGGTGGTCACCGGCCCGCAGCTCGCCGCGCTCGACGAGGAAGCCTTCGGCCGCGAAGTGGACGAGGCCAACGTCCTCGCGCGCCTGACCCCCGACCAGAAGGAAAAGGTCATCAAGACGCTCCGCGCGCGGGGCCACGTCGTCGGCTTCATGGGGGACGGCATCAACGACGTGCTCGCCATGAAGGCAGCCGATGTCGGCATCTCCGTCGATACCGCGGTGGACGTGGCGAAGGAATCCGCCGACATCATCCTGCTGGAAAAGAGCCTGCTCGTCCTCGAGGACGGCATTCTTGAAGGCCGGCAGGTCTTCGGCAACATCATCAAATACATCAAGATGGGGGCGAGTTCCAACTTCGGCAATATGTTCAGCGTGGTCGGCGGCGCCTACTTCCTGCCCTTCCTTCCGATGGCGCCGATCCAGGTGCTCGTGAACAACCTGCTCTACGATTTCTCCCAGGTTGGCATCCCCCTCGACCATGTGGACCCCGAATACCTGAACAAGCCGCGCCGCTGGAACATCAAAAGCATCCAGAACTTCATGGTCTTCATCGGCCCGATCAGCTCCATCTTCGATTACGCAACGTTCTTCCTGATGCTGTATTTCTTCGGCTGCGCGGCGTTCAGCACGGCCGGCGCAACGGAAGCCGACAAGGCGCATTGGGAAGCCCTGTTCCACACGGGCTGGTTCGTCGAGTCGCTGCTGACCCAGACGCTCATCGTCCACATCATCCGCACGCAGCGCATCCCCTTCATCCAGAGCCGGGCGAGCCGGCCGATGATGTTCACGACTTTCCTCATCATGGGCATCGGCCTCTGGCTGCCGTTCTCCCCCTTCGCGCACTTCCTCGGCTTCACCCCGCTGCCGGGCGTGTTTTTCCTCTGGCTCGCGGCGTTTCTTGTCGCCTACAGCGTGCTCACGCACATCGTCAAAATGTGGTTCGTGCGTCGATTTGGCATGGATTAATTTATGCGTAGTGTCCTCACCGCCCTGCAGGAAGGCCGGCTCTTCGAGCTGCCCGATACCGGAAAACCGCGCTCGCTGACGTTTCTCGCGCGCATTCTCGATGCCAACCCCAACATCGAGGTCGGCACCGATGCCATCGAGGAGATCCAGGTCCGGGAACAGGAATGCAACACCGGCATCGGCCTGGGCGTCGCCGTGCCCCACGTGCGCGCACGGCGCGACGAGGGCGAGCTCTTCTGCGCCATCGGCTGGTCGGCCCAGGGCATCGATTACGGCGCCCAGGACGGCGCGCTCGTCCACCTCGTGTTCATGTATTACATTCCGGGCGCGCAGAAGAATGTCTATCTGAAGGAAATCTCGACCCTGATCAAGGCCGTCCGCAAGAGCGGCGGCATGGAGCCCATCGCGCACGCGCCCGATCTTAACGCGGTGCGCAACCTGCTCCTCGACTGGGTCAGCATGGTCGCCGGCGAGGCCGGCCCCGAGGCGGTGGCCCGTATGATCAAGCTGGACCTGAAGCAGGCGCAGGCGCCTTCCGGTCAGCCCGTATCACCCCCGGCGGTCGCGACGCCCGCACCGGCGGCTCCGGCACCGGTCGTTCCGCTGCCGCCCGCGGCGCAGGTCGCCACTTTCAGCGTGCTGATCGCTCCGCCGGCCACGGCCTTCGTGCTGGCGCACGACGCGGCCTGGAGTACCGCGATGGAAAAAGAGGGCAATCTCGGTCCGCGCCTCGCGGCGGGCACGCCGTTTACCGTCGCCGGGCGCCAGATTTTCGTCACCGGCGCGTCC
Proteins encoded in this region:
- a CDS encoding phosphate ABC transporter substrate-binding protein, with protein sequence MKKFTFLAVAALAVTTLNAQKLVIKGSDTLGAKLVPMLKEEYNASHPGVTFEIAAEGSTTGIAAIIDGTAQIGMSSRRAKPTEMSAGTAKGIVLKPTVVAYDGIGVIVNAGNPVGALTKRQVEQIFAGDITDWSQVGGPAGPISIYTRNTSSGTYSDFKELAMHKRDYANSSQKMAGNEQIAAEVAKNANGIGYVGLAYLTDPGIKTVSIEGSLPTEASVIAKSYPYARPTFYYTNGDAQGEAAKFLDFTLSDAGQKIVRKVGFVPVRPLN
- a CDS encoding porin, whose translation is MLNLKSKLLALVATLLCAGTALAQDSGPLIDLLVKKGIINDQEGETLRADLARDAATAVTSTISGGKSTASLTLAGRIQVQYAGLATNIDGAAVNPASTSHFFLRRIYFGAKANLGNGWSSSINYDFAGSTFDEAKVTWTLSDALAVDVGFRKVPFGLEEWYTSSGSLKAIERSPATRYFVESNNGRRLGAGSYRTGVFVGGKSDSGLFYNAAVTNPERDESAAGVASAGTQATNSPAFWGNVGYKVAPVEGLNYVVSASVGYLPGQGGFGTTFAGKGNNLTVYNAFTEISEGPWDLQLEYFGSDNQQGVSATQNAKSSAWSIQPSYKMGEFWEYTARYSYVNSDGRGVQTADGIRSAPSGGTMNNLDEWYFGFTRFFRGNDVKFQLGYIFGQSNDTVTGGTAKAKSQGIRSQMQVNF
- a CDS encoding ClcB-like voltage-gated chloride channel protein, giving the protein MKEVVPQIYERLLRLLRWRLWIIEKLRPSPWQETLFWAAGAGVLGALAALTFRGGIELIHYMLTGTAEGIVDSFRDLVWWQRLAIPAVGGLMAGLVLLFGKRLHRGQSSTDYMEAILIGSGRLPVRATIVKSTAALFSIASGGSIGREGPMVQLSSVVASWLGRRGRLSAPQLRLLVACGAAAGIASAYNAPIAGSFFVAEIILGTIAMESLGPLAVSAVAATLTMRTLSNAHTLYSVPSFTLHSLWEIGPFVVLGLLAGTLAPFFLRSLRTVEGWFARTKLPVPARLALGGLVVGGLAVWVPDVCGNGYSVVVAILNGQLVWTALVLVLVCKWVATAASFGSGAPGGVFTPTLFMGASLGYLFGFAVHEVWPLGAADPRAFALVGMGALLAAASHAPVMAIIMLFEMTLSYDIIMPLMLCSVIAYYTARGIEDQSLYSEALNKKAAEAPEAVRLPGVVADLAKPQAAPVLLTARFEEIARLFLQTRHEEIYVTTPEGNYAGAISLHDIKPYLNDPAIAAHVIAGDLLRDDVPPVSLLAPLAEALRIFAQHAGQTLPVIEPGTGQLKGMLVKNDLLLALLEGRGAEKRSGHTQVPWRTS
- a CDS encoding DEAD/DEAH box helicase — its product is MQTHGPKRIYTPQSLEFWFGRMEVDWEGQFDATHVDRGHDMYRDGEIREVELGAKDAIIHRKVEKKEEYAVIEWDNDRIKVRSSSTDVLLANAIAVAGLHEIEELLVDEMAALLPGALPKASPAAHGHHASANGNGNGANDAPKPDAPARDLLLSFTTNADGLVFLAYWKSGRSRIPALGNTANPPTAAERAKLIALATYARKAHFRYNQSTHAYALDALADIPGFLRDLLPHWKKQFAIELDVKVDNIKQGARAIEIEAVADRRGDGGLNLRWIFRAGEKLLTDEQAAALLKHGRTPMLLPDLGIVTLTPEKLEGYNQWRRNLEDTAAAGEIPPYLIFSLFNDHRLKVTLGPEIEAWRQKVLTPPATPPELPEYLRNYQRRGVEWMHHLCETECHGLLADEMGLGKTAQVIALLRTRPMAKFRHVVVCPASVVPVWREEIARFYPEAKVDILKSGNDFKTNKAPCIWLASYTQLRKHRALLDTTEFGYAILDEGQFIKNPDAKVTQACFAIKTRHRLVMTGTPLENRQLDLWSIFRYLLPGLLGSRAGFESALVLDRERTMNRLRQQVAPFILRRTKNEVATELPPKVEMDLLCPLTEVQRAEYARICTEGLARLGEDISLALREKSFGFLALLTRLRQVCCDPDLLPWMNSPLTDSGKLQLLVEKLSEVVASGHKVVIFSQFVTLLDRVRTALDQHYPDLPRYEITGMTVDRQKPVKDFQSAAGAAAMLVSLKAAGTGITLHAADYVFLLDPWWNPAVEDQAIDRVHRIGQTNTVFVYRMVTAGTIEERIQSLKGEKKQLFNQVVGHHSGDFEWTKHFSSLNSLIQLSAVEAGETELLNAAVATGPLGPALPAEPVPVITPPVAS